GGCAGCTGACCATTGAAACGGCTAGCTGCCAGTAAAAGAACAAAGGCTCTTTTTTAAAACATTATTGCTTTCCGATACTTTTTTAAAGATCATTCTAAAAATAGACGGAGGAATTCCGCTTATTTGATTTTAAAACGCAAAAATTGGTCACTTTTCTTTGAATAACCGGAAAAACTCCGCTAATCTATATCAAAATAAGCTCACTTTTGCAAAATAACCGGAAATTCTCCGTTTATTGGTTACTCTTCTAAGATGGCAATTCAATTAGCCAGCTTTTTCGTAGTGTAGCTATGTCTCTAAATGAATAAACTTCCGCTTTTCTTCCATAACAACATTGTTTAAGAAAACAGCCAAAACAATAGAAAAAAAGCCAGATGCACGGTTTCTACACTGGCCATGTTCCTTATTTAAACCAGCCCTTTTCTTTGGACTGAGTAATTGCTTCAATGCGATTCTTTACTTCTAATTTATCTAAGATAATGGAGATATAGTTTCGAACTGTTCCTGTTTTAATACTGAGCTCTTCTGCAATTTCTTTCGTATTTTTTCCATCCGCAACGAGCTCTAACACTTCCCTTTCTCTGTCCGTTAATGGATTTTCCTCCCCGTACACATCATCCATTAATTCAGGAGCGTAAATACGTCTGCCAGCCATAACACTACGGATGGAACTAGCCAATTCCTCACTCGGACTATCCTTCAACAAGTAGCCACTCACCCCAGCCTTTAGTGCGCGTTGAAAATACCCAGTTCTGGCAAAGGTCGTTAATATGATTACTTTACAGCCAACACCTTTTAACTCTTCCGCTGCTTCTAAACCGGTTTTCCCAGGCATTTCAATGTCCATAATACAGACATCCGGCTTTAGTTTTTTTACAAGCGTGACAGCTTCTTCCCCATTCGAAGCCTTTCCGACTACTTCCATATCCTCTTCTAAATTAAGCAGTGAACCAAATGCACCTAACAGCATTTGTTGATCTTCGGCGATTACAATT
The window above is part of the Bacillus sp. SORGH_AS_0510 genome. Proteins encoded here:
- a CDS encoding response regulator transcription factor, producing the protein MIKIVIAEDQQMLLGAFGSLLNLEEDMEVVGKASNGEEAVTLVKKLKPDVCIMDIEMPGKTGLEAAEELKGVGCKVIILTTFARTGYFQRALKAGVSGYLLKDSPSEELASSIRSVMAGRRIYAPELMDDVYGEENPLTDREREVLELVADGKNTKEIAEELSIKTGTVRNYISIILDKLEVKNRIEAITQSKEKGWFK